The following coding sequences lie in one Phalacrocorax aristotelis chromosome 2, bGulAri2.1, whole genome shotgun sequence genomic window:
- the LOC142053372 gene encoding transthyretin-like — translation MPFHSVFLVFLAGLAFFSEAAPPDSADFKHPLFIKILDSVRGSPAPNVAVKLYKESADGSWELLNSKQTNDNGELHELTTKEQFVAGIYKIELDTASYWKRLGLNPFHHHADVVFTANDAGYRHYSIAVLLSPFSYSTTAVVSEPVE, via the exons ATGccttttcattctgtatttcttgttttcttagcTGGCCTGGCATTTTTCTCCGAAGCTGCACCACCG GACTCTGCTGACTTCAAGCATcctctttttataaaaattctGGATTCAGTCCGAGGAAGTCCAGCTCCAAATGTTGCAGTTAAGTTATATAAAGAATCTGCAGATGGATCTTGGGAACTGTTAAATTCAAA ACAAACCAATGACAACGGAGAGCTCCACGAACTCACAACTAAAGAACAGTTTGTAGCAGGGATATACAAGATTGAGCTTGACACAGCCTCATACTGGAAGAGACTGGGCTTGAATCCCTTCCATCACCATGCTGAT gtGGTGTTCACAGCTAATGATGCTGGTTACCGACATTACTCCATTGCTGTTCTCCTCAGTCCCTTTTCTTACTCAACCACAGCAGTAGTTAGTGAGCCAGTGGAATAG
- the B4GALT6 gene encoding beta-1,4-galactosyltransferase 6 isoform X2: protein MVQARGIMLRENVKTIGHMIRLYTNKNTTLNGTDYPEGSNSSDCVAQTTMYLPENFTYSPYQACPEKLPYMRGLIDVNMSEISFDEIQQLFSKDLDIKPGGHWKPKDCKPRWKVAILIPFRNRHEHLPIFFRHLIPMLQNQRLEFAFYVVEQTGTQPFNRAMLFNVGFKEAMKDAAWDCIIFHDVDHLPENDRNYYGCGEMPRHFAAKLDKYMYILPYNEFFGGVSGLTVEQFKKINGFPNAFWGWGGEDDDLWNRVHYAGYNVTRPEGDLGKYKSIPHHHRGEVQFLGRYKLLRYSRERQYIDGLNNLIYNPKILVSRLYKNITVNLIPELAPVRDY, encoded by the exons ATGGTTCAAGCTCGTGGTATAATGTtgagagaaaatgtaaaaacaatAGGACACATGATCAGATTGTACACTAACAAAAATACTACACTGAATGGCACAG ATTATCCTGAAGGAAGCAATTCTAGTGACTGTGTTGCTCAAACAACAATGTATCTTCCAGAAAACTTCACTTACTCTCCTTACCAGGCTTGTCCGGAGAAGCTGCCTTACATGA GAGGCCTTATCGATGTCAATATGAGTGAAATTAGTTTTGATGAAATTCAGCAACTGTTCTCAAAAGATTTAGATATTAAACCAGGAGGACACTGGAAACCAAAAGACTGTAAGCCACGATGGAAG gtgGCGATCCTTATTCCTTTTCGGAATCGCCATGAGCATCTTCCAATTTTTTTCCGTCATCTGATACCTATGTTGCAGAATCAGCGTCTGGAATTTGCCTTCTATGTTGTTGAACAG aCAGGTACACAACCTTTTAATCGTGCAATGCTCTTTAATGTTGGCTTCAAAGAGGCGATGAAGGATGCTGCCTGGGACTGCATAATATTTCATGATGTGGACCACTTACCTGAAAATGACCGAAATTATTATGGATGTGGAGAAATGCCACGCCATTTTGCAGCAAAGCTCGACAAATACATGTACAT tcttCCATACAATGAGTTCTTCGGTGGTGTGAGTGGCCTGACAGTGGAACAATTCAAGAAGATCAATGGGTTTCCAAATGCCTTTTGGGGATGGGGTGGAGAAGATGATGATCTTTGGAACAG GGTTCACTATGCTGGATACAATGTAACAAGACCAGAGGGAGATTTAGGGAAGTACAAATCCATTCCTCATCATCACAGGGGTGAAGTCCAGTTTTTAGGAAg ATACAAACTTCTGAGGTATTCCAGAGAACGTCAGTATATTGATGGGTTGAACAATTTAATATATAATCCTAAAATACTTGTTAGTAGattgtataaaaatataactgttaATCTCATACCAGAACTTGCTCCTGTTAGAGACTATTGA
- the B4GALT6 gene encoding beta-1,4-galactosyltransferase 6 isoform X1, with protein sequence MPLLRKVLRVSNRSMLAFIFFFSFSSSCLYFIYVAPGIANTYLFMVQARGIMLRENVKTIGHMIRLYTNKNTTLNGTDYPEGSNSSDCVAQTTMYLPENFTYSPYQACPEKLPYMRGLIDVNMSEISFDEIQQLFSKDLDIKPGGHWKPKDCKPRWKVAILIPFRNRHEHLPIFFRHLIPMLQNQRLEFAFYVVEQTGTQPFNRAMLFNVGFKEAMKDAAWDCIIFHDVDHLPENDRNYYGCGEMPRHFAAKLDKYMYILPYNEFFGGVSGLTVEQFKKINGFPNAFWGWGGEDDDLWNRVHYAGYNVTRPEGDLGKYKSIPHHHRGEVQFLGRYKLLRYSRERQYIDGLNNLIYNPKILVSRLYKNITVNLIPELAPVRDY encoded by the exons CAAACACATATCTCTTTATGGTTCAAGCTCGTGGTATAATGTtgagagaaaatgtaaaaacaatAGGACACATGATCAGATTGTACACTAACAAAAATACTACACTGAATGGCACAG ATTATCCTGAAGGAAGCAATTCTAGTGACTGTGTTGCTCAAACAACAATGTATCTTCCAGAAAACTTCACTTACTCTCCTTACCAGGCTTGTCCGGAGAAGCTGCCTTACATGA GAGGCCTTATCGATGTCAATATGAGTGAAATTAGTTTTGATGAAATTCAGCAACTGTTCTCAAAAGATTTAGATATTAAACCAGGAGGACACTGGAAACCAAAAGACTGTAAGCCACGATGGAAG gtgGCGATCCTTATTCCTTTTCGGAATCGCCATGAGCATCTTCCAATTTTTTTCCGTCATCTGATACCTATGTTGCAGAATCAGCGTCTGGAATTTGCCTTCTATGTTGTTGAACAG aCAGGTACACAACCTTTTAATCGTGCAATGCTCTTTAATGTTGGCTTCAAAGAGGCGATGAAGGATGCTGCCTGGGACTGCATAATATTTCATGATGTGGACCACTTACCTGAAAATGACCGAAATTATTATGGATGTGGAGAAATGCCACGCCATTTTGCAGCAAAGCTCGACAAATACATGTACAT tcttCCATACAATGAGTTCTTCGGTGGTGTGAGTGGCCTGACAGTGGAACAATTCAAGAAGATCAATGGGTTTCCAAATGCCTTTTGGGGATGGGGTGGAGAAGATGATGATCTTTGGAACAG GGTTCACTATGCTGGATACAATGTAACAAGACCAGAGGGAGATTTAGGGAAGTACAAATCCATTCCTCATCATCACAGGGGTGAAGTCCAGTTTTTAGGAAg ATACAAACTTCTGAGGTATTCCAGAGAACGTCAGTATATTGATGGGTTGAACAATTTAATATATAATCCTAAAATACTTGTTAGTAGattgtataaaaatataactgttaATCTCATACCAGAACTTGCTCCTGTTAGAGACTATTGA